A stretch of Brassica napus cultivar Da-Ae chromosome C6, Da-Ae, whole genome shotgun sequence DNA encodes these proteins:
- the LOC106381245 gene encoding protein COFACTOR ASSEMBLY OF COMPLEX C SUBUNIT B CCB3, chloroplastic-like: MTTVASGFVSFSPALNLAKSRRSCPNIRTRSACLPVVSASLTQIEVDTTTTTTSLYPSIVSSKPISEALHNISLADLDPGTAKLAIGILGPALSAFGFLFILRIVMSWYPKLPVDKFPYVLAYAPTEPILVQTRKVIPPLAGVDVTPVVWFGLVSFLSEILVGPQGLLVLVSQQQIS, encoded by the exons ATGACAACAGTAGCCTCCGGCTTCGTATCTTTCTCGCCGGCGCTGAATCTG GCCAAATCTCGACGGTCATGTCCCAACATTCGAACTCGGTCTGCATGTCTTCCTGTGGTTTCAGCATCGTTAACCCAAATCGAAGtagacacaacaacaacaacaacaagcctCTATCCAAGTATTGTCTCGTCAAAACCAATCTCGGAGGCCTTGCATAACATATCTCTAGCAGATCTGGATCCAGGAACCGCAAAGCTTGCGATTGGGATCTTGGGTCCTGCCTTATCAGCTTTTGGGTTTCTCTTTATTTTGAGGATTGTTATGTCTTGGTACCCGAAACTCCCAGTTGACAAGTTCCCTTACGTTTTGGCGTACGCTCCGACCGAACCAATCCTTGTTCAGACGAGGAAAGTGATTCCACCACTTGCAGGAGTCGATGTAACTCCAGTGGTTTGGTTCGGGCTTGTGAGTTTCCTTAGTGAGATTTTGGTTGGTCCACAGGGACTTCTCGTTCTTGTTTCTCAACAACAAATTAGCTAG